A genome region from Chengkuizengella sp. SCS-71B includes the following:
- a CDS encoding FliH/SctL family protein, protein MSNLIKSTNYISIEDKKKLQLSDFYIKKDLTQIENTEHQIEEDDEVFSERDEILKKAQSLANEQIENAKAEVAALKAEAENEIKLWWSEKREQDKRIVQETKAKAIEQGIKEGTELAEEQVKQQYSNLINEASTIVNTAYEEKENIIHEAEPFVVDLSCAIAEKVIHKELHDSKEAVIQMIGKVLTRRKEEGIIKCCVAPNQYKYIKDAREELLLSLDPQSELQIVPDASLEDFDCVVHSSFGSIDAKIDTQLSEIKNQLKEITRKRDEQDE, encoded by the coding sequence TTGTCTAATCTCATTAAATCTACTAACTATATTTCAATAGAAGATAAGAAAAAATTACAATTATCAGACTTTTACATAAAAAAAGATTTAACTCAAATCGAGAATACGGAACATCAGATAGAAGAGGATGATGAAGTTTTTTCTGAAAGAGATGAAATATTGAAAAAAGCGCAATCTTTAGCGAATGAACAAATTGAAAATGCAAAAGCTGAAGTTGCTGCTTTAAAAGCAGAAGCTGAAAATGAAATCAAGTTATGGTGGTCTGAGAAAAGGGAACAGGACAAACGTATTGTTCAAGAGACAAAAGCAAAAGCAATTGAACAGGGAATTAAAGAAGGTACTGAACTTGCAGAAGAACAAGTAAAACAACAATATTCTAATTTGATTAACGAAGCAAGTACAATTGTTAATACAGCTTACGAAGAAAAAGAAAATATTATTCATGAGGCAGAACCTTTTGTGGTTGATTTAAGCTGTGCTATAGCTGAAAAGGTAATACATAAAGAACTTCATGATTCCAAGGAAGCAGTCATTCAAATGATTGGTAAAGTTTTAACGAGAAGAAAGGAAGAAGGAATTATAAAGTGTTGTGTTGCGCCAAATCAGTACAAATACATAAAAGATGCAAGAGAAGAATTGCTCTTGTCACTAGATCCGCAATCTGAATTGCAAATTGTGCCTGATGCTTCTTTAGAAGATTTTGACTGTGTTGTTCATTCTTCATTTGGAAGTATTGACGCTAAGATAGACACGCAACTATCAGAAATTAAAAATCAGTTGAAAGAAATTACTAGAAAACGTGATGAACAAGATGAGTAA
- a CDS encoding flagellar hook-length control protein FliK: protein MMQMSLIHNLSNTSTSSFLNNSSKTMNTSSSDFMAKLMALNDNNQTHDNDLINLEAAPTDELLQSILAELLTSDLSKLNQLIDTENSGDEENIKSIMQWLEESDSKQSFLKVIALFNQFSQQVEEKLSLNGDMAENSQFELMKLMMENSKKQSQNLLDLLHNMNSKESSNVIFNFNDLLDISPETMELMNKLINDTDKKSSLQFIQLFNVISKTTVTDLESMDVLTGQELLNLLQKTLKVYQSNSSEYFKSSFSNEQTSFGRLEQQTSILNQIIYQTNAIPNEGAIQPLGNHNIGTVFNNDVIRPTNTEVVKLPIEAQKFSQEMSQFVFKTIRFSQFNGIAEARISLIPEQLGQVDVHLKLENGQLVTQFMADKLIGKEMIESQLPQLRLALQNLGIQVDKVEVLQMDSQLFQDEKNQQFSQQFKQQSNQSPEQYETFLEGFPEGDLEMEMLSEGFTNVNGRAFDVTA, encoded by the coding sequence ATGATGCAGATGTCTTTGATACATAATTTGAGCAATACTTCAACTAGTTCTTTTTTAAATAATTCTTCAAAAACTATGAACACATCAAGTAGTGATTTTATGGCAAAGCTGATGGCTTTAAATGATAACAATCAAACTCATGATAATGATTTAATAAATTTAGAAGCTGCGCCTACGGATGAGTTATTGCAATCAATTTTAGCAGAATTGCTGACATCCGACTTATCAAAGCTAAATCAGTTGATTGATACTGAAAATAGTGGTGATGAAGAGAATATTAAGAGCATAATGCAATGGTTAGAAGAGTCTGATTCTAAACAATCATTCTTGAAAGTTATTGCACTGTTTAATCAGTTTAGTCAACAAGTTGAGGAGAAGCTCTCTTTAAATGGGGATATGGCAGAAAATTCTCAGTTTGAACTAATGAAACTGATGATGGAAAATTCAAAAAAACAATCTCAAAATCTTTTAGATTTATTACATAATATGAACTCTAAAGAAAGTAGTAATGTTATATTCAATTTTAATGATCTGCTAGATATTTCTCCTGAAACAATGGAATTAATGAATAAGCTAATTAATGACACCGACAAAAAATCATCTTTGCAATTTATTCAGTTATTTAACGTGATATCAAAAACAACGGTTACAGATCTTGAATCCATGGATGTTTTGACAGGTCAAGAATTGTTAAACTTATTGCAGAAAACATTAAAAGTTTATCAATCCAATTCATCTGAGTATTTTAAATCATCTTTTTCAAATGAGCAGACTTCATTTGGAAGATTAGAACAACAAACTTCTATATTGAATCAAATCATATATCAAACAAATGCCATACCTAATGAAGGGGCAATACAGCCACTGGGAAATCACAATATTGGTACTGTTTTTAACAATGATGTGATCCGACCGACAAACACAGAAGTAGTAAAACTACCAATTGAAGCACAAAAGTTTTCTCAAGAAATGAGTCAATTTGTATTTAAAACCATAAGGTTTTCTCAATTTAATGGTATTGCTGAAGCTAGAATTTCATTAATTCCTGAGCAATTAGGACAAGTAGATGTTCATTTGAAACTGGAAAATGGACAGTTAGTCACTCAGTTTATGGCAGATAAATTGATAGGAAAAGAGATGATTGAAAGTCAGTTGCCTCAATTAAGATTGGCTCTACAAAATCTTGGTATTCAAGTTGATAAAGTCGAAGTTCTTCAGATGGATTCACAGTTATTTCAGGATGAGAAGAACCAGCAGTTTTCACAACAATTTAAACAACAGAGTAATCAAAGCCCTGAACAATATGAAACTTTTTTGGAAGGTTTTCCTGAGGGTGATTTAGAAATGGAAATGCTATCGGAAGGTTTTACTAACGTAAATGGTAGGGCATTTGATGTGACCGCATAA
- the fliG gene encoding flagellar motor switch protein FliG, giving the protein MAKGQLSGRQKAAILLISLGTETSAEVFKHLKEEEIEQLTLEIANVRKVNSIEKENIMSEFYQICIAQDYISQGGISYAKDILEKALGHQKAVDILHRLTSTLQVRPFDFARKAEPAQILNFIQNENSQTIALVLSHLDFEKASVILSSLPQDKQADIARRIATMQSTTPEVIRQVERILEQKLSATVSEDYTSSGGIDVIVQILNGVDRATERTILESMEIQDPVLSEEIKKRMFVFEDIVSLDNRSIQRIIRDLDNHDLQLSLKVSSEEVRDVIFKNMSSRMVETYKEEMEFMGPVRLRDVEEAQTRIVSVIRRLEETGDIVISRGLGDDIIV; this is encoded by the coding sequence ATGGCTAAGGGACAATTATCAGGAAGACAAAAAGCTGCCATTCTTTTAATCTCATTAGGAACTGAAACATCTGCGGAAGTTTTTAAACATCTAAAAGAAGAAGAAATTGAACAATTAACATTGGAAATTGCAAATGTTAGAAAAGTGAACAGTATTGAAAAAGAAAATATAATGAGTGAATTTTATCAAATTTGCATAGCCCAAGATTATATTTCTCAAGGTGGAATTAGTTATGCCAAAGACATATTAGAAAAAGCATTAGGTCATCAAAAAGCAGTTGATATTTTGCATCGCTTAACATCAACCCTGCAAGTGAGACCTTTTGACTTTGCAAGGAAAGCAGAACCGGCACAAATACTCAACTTTATCCAAAATGAAAATTCTCAAACGATAGCTTTAGTACTGTCACACCTTGATTTTGAGAAAGCATCAGTTATTTTATCTTCGCTTCCTCAAGATAAACAGGCCGACATTGCTAGAAGAATTGCAACGATGCAAAGCACTACTCCTGAAGTAATTAGACAAGTAGAACGAATTCTTGAACAGAAACTATCAGCCACAGTGAGTGAGGATTATACATCATCAGGTGGAATTGACGTTATCGTTCAAATCTTAAACGGTGTTGACCGTGCAACTGAACGAACGATATTAGAATCAATGGAAATTCAAGATCCAGTTCTCTCAGAAGAAATCAAAAAACGCATGTTTGTGTTTGAGGATATTGTAAGTCTGGACAATCGATCAATTCAACGGATTATCCGTGATCTAGATAATCATGATTTACAGCTCTCGTTGAAAGTATCAAGTGAAGAAGTACGAGATGTAATTTTCAAAAATATGTCAAGTAGAATGGTTGAAACCTATAAAGAAGAAATGGAGTTTATGGGCCCTGTACGATTGCGTGATGTAGAAGAAGCACAAACTCGAATTGTATCCGTAATTCGTCGTTTAGAAGAAACGGGAGATATCGTTATTTCAAGAGGTTTGGGAGATGATATCATTGTCTAA
- the fliF gene encoding flagellar basal-body MS-ring/collar protein FliF — MNETISRYWGKVLQFWKQISLKQKIMMGILFFVTLLIIAIVIFNLSKTEYSLAYTELTPADAASIQEYLTSNNIPYQFSNDLKSVGIPSTYLTDVKLAVASQDLIVDGSQGFDIFKENMSTFGGITENQFEILNTDARAGEIEQLINAIEGVSWSKVVLNLPEESVFISPSGTEDQSYASVIVSFKRNYRIEQPIVDTIYNLVRTSVRDLPMENITISSDLTGELLPSSRTDTSSGIQTGVAVQQMQIKKQYELEIQRNVQNFLKQIFIGDEHIAVNVFSTLNFDQVNTQETRFEPFDDDDQKGIVRSIEEIQKSYTGEDNPTGGITGTGDNDIPNYVATDQNGVTSEEESESRINYEIDEITSSIIKSPYIVQDLTISVSIPSLSDGDPNDPIQVKAINDLTKEVESLLVNIVSASLADSGKQFTEDQITQKVTVISRPSNGKLLGNSEDPSGIPSWAYGLGAVALALVAGGALVAFRRKQQRDNLYEQEELAYSSENDLSNLEIPTKHVDDEVKRQLEHLAKSKPDEFVKILRTWLADE; from the coding sequence GTGAACGAAACAATTAGTCGTTATTGGGGGAAAGTACTTCAATTTTGGAAACAGATAAGTTTAAAACAAAAGATTATGATGGGAATTCTTTTCTTCGTAACACTATTAATAATAGCAATCGTTATTTTTAACTTATCAAAAACAGAATATTCACTAGCATACACTGAATTGACACCTGCTGACGCAGCATCAATTCAAGAATATTTAACTTCAAATAACATACCGTATCAATTCTCAAATGATCTAAAAAGTGTAGGTATACCAAGTACATATTTAACTGATGTAAAATTAGCTGTAGCTTCACAGGACTTAATTGTTGATGGTTCTCAGGGTTTTGATATATTCAAAGAAAATATGTCTACTTTTGGAGGCATAACAGAAAACCAATTTGAAATTTTAAATACCGATGCCAGAGCAGGGGAAATTGAACAATTAATTAATGCCATTGAAGGTGTTAGTTGGTCAAAGGTGGTCCTGAATTTACCAGAGGAAAGTGTATTTATATCTCCTTCTGGTACAGAAGACCAATCCTATGCTTCGGTTATCGTCAGTTTTAAAAGAAATTACAGAATTGAGCAGCCTATAGTAGATACAATTTACAATTTAGTGAGAACAAGTGTCAGAGACCTACCTATGGAGAATATAACGATTTCATCTGATTTAACGGGTGAATTACTACCTTCATCTAGAACAGATACAAGCAGTGGTATTCAAACAGGTGTTGCAGTGCAACAGATGCAAATCAAAAAGCAATATGAGTTAGAAATTCAGAGAAATGTTCAAAATTTCTTAAAACAAATCTTTATAGGAGATGAACATATCGCAGTAAATGTATTTTCTACATTGAATTTTGATCAAGTGAATACTCAAGAAACAAGATTTGAACCTTTTGATGATGATGATCAGAAAGGGATTGTAAGAAGTATAGAGGAAATTCAAAAATCTTATACTGGTGAGGATAATCCTACAGGAGGTATTACAGGTACCGGTGATAATGATATTCCTAACTATGTTGCTACAGATCAAAATGGTGTGACTAGTGAGGAAGAGAGTGAAAGTAGAATCAATTATGAAATAGATGAGATCACTAGTTCAATCATTAAAAGTCCATATATTGTACAAGATTTAACGATATCTGTAAGTATTCCTTCATTGAGTGATGGTGATCCAAATGATCCAATTCAAGTGAAAGCGATAAATGATCTGACAAAAGAAGTAGAAAGTCTATTGGTGAATATTGTATCGGCTTCATTAGCAGATAGTGGCAAGCAATTTACAGAAGATCAGATTACCCAAAAAGTAACAGTCATTTCACGACCTTCTAATGGTAAATTATTGGGTAATAGTGAAGATCCATCCGGAATTCCATCATGGGCATACGGACTAGGCGCTGTAGCTTTAGCACTAGTCGCAGGTGGAGCTCTTGTAGCGTTTAGAAGAAAACAACAACGTGATAATCTTTATGAACAAGAAGAATTAGCTTATAGTTCAGAAAATGACCTTTCTAACTTGGAAATTCCTACTAAACATGTAGATGATGAAGTGAAGAGGCAATTAGAACATTTAGCAAAAAGTAAACCAGATGAGTTTGTAAAAATATTACGCACTTGGTTAGCAGATGAGTAG
- the fliE gene encoding flagellar hook-basal body complex protein FliE codes for MINKVSQQPIEFNGTGLKNQQSVGGTDLAKQFSSFLNNAIHDMNLEEQTVSQLNSQFIQGGNVDPHELLIASQKASLSLELTIEVRNKVVEAYQEIMRMQI; via the coding sequence GTGATTAATAAGGTATCCCAACAACCCATTGAGTTTAATGGAACTGGTTTAAAAAATCAACAAAGTGTAGGTGGAACCGATCTAGCTAAGCAGTTTAGCAGTTTTCTCAATAATGCTATTCATGATATGAATCTAGAAGAACAAACGGTAAGTCAGTTGAACTCTCAATTCATTCAAGGTGGAAATGTTGATCCTCATGAATTATTAATTGCTTCTCAAAAAGCCTCATTAAGTTTGGAGTTAACAATTGAGGTGCGAAACAAAGTAGTAGAGGCATATCAAGAAATAATGAGAATGCAAATTTAA
- the flgB gene encoding flagellar basal body rod protein FlgB — translation MGLLVNQSFKLLERSIDASTLKQNVITNNISNVDTPFFKRSDVQFESLLHKEMNKNTKFEGVRTHSEHFVIGNEQTTIEPKIIRDENSVFNNNNNNVDIEYEMSLLAENQLKYNLYIQQLNHEIKLKRLAIGGRA, via the coding sequence TTGGGGTTATTAGTAAATCAATCCTTCAAATTATTGGAGCGTTCAATAGATGCATCCACATTAAAACAGAATGTGATTACAAACAATATTTCAAATGTTGACACGCCTTTTTTTAAAAGGTCTGATGTTCAATTTGAATCATTATTACATAAGGAAATGAATAAAAATACAAAATTTGAAGGTGTCAGAACTCACAGTGAACATTTTGTTATTGGTAATGAACAAACGACAATTGAGCCTAAGATAATAAGAGATGAAAACTCTGTATTTAATAACAATAATAACAATGTTGATATTGAATATGAAATGTCTTTATTAGCAGAAAATCAATTGAAATATAACTTGTATATTCAACAGTTAAATCATGAAATTAAACTAAAACGCTTAGCCATAGGAGGTAGAGCTTAG
- a CDS encoding flagellar export protein FliJ: MQKIVDYKNNLKTQAEWQLTKAIIQLNSENEKLSKLQNQKNNQYQKLYSTFKDKTPISDLQNMSSYILSLNHHIQKQHEGLKNAEMAVSKSKDGLKKQMIDEKVWVNAREKSYTTHMEKTLKKETMELDEIAIRLQR, from the coding sequence ATGCAGAAGATCGTTGACTATAAAAATAATTTGAAAACACAAGCAGAATGGCAGCTTACTAAAGCAATAATTCAATTAAATTCTGAAAATGAGAAATTATCGAAATTACAAAATCAAAAAAACAATCAATATCAGAAACTATATTCAACATTTAAAGATAAAACCCCAATATCAGATTTGCAAAATATGTCCAGCTATATCTTATCTTTAAATCATCATATACAAAAACAACACGAAGGTTTGAAAAATGCAGAAATGGCAGTATCTAAAAGTAAAGATGGTTTGAAGAAACAAATGATAGATGAAAAAGTCTGGGTGAATGCAAGAGAAAAATCATATACAACACATATGGAAAAAACTTTGAAAAAAGAAACAATGGAACTAGATGAGATTGCTATCCGTTTACAAAGATAA
- the flgC gene encoding flagellar basal body rod protein FlgC, with the protein MSLTNSFNTSSSALTAQRLRMDIISSNIANAETTRGKLVDGEWVPYQRKVVVTEAAGQPSFDKVFQSKLSSNLVGNGVKVTQITEDQSPFKRLYQPTHPDANKEGFVYMPNVDILKEMVDMISATRSYEANVTALNASKSMFMKALEIGR; encoded by the coding sequence GTGAGTTTGACAAATAGTTTTAATACTAGCTCCTCAGCATTAACAGCACAACGATTAAGAATGGATATTATATCTTCCAATATTGCTAATGCTGAAACAACAAGAGGGAAATTGGTTGACGGAGAATGGGTCCCATATCAAAGAAAGGTTGTTGTTACAGAAGCCGCAGGTCAACCTTCATTTGATAAAGTGTTTCAATCTAAATTAAGCAGCAACTTAGTTGGCAATGGAGTAAAAGTTACTCAAATAACTGAAGATCAATCTCCATTTAAAAGATTGTATCAACCGACACACCCTGATGCAAATAAAGAAGGATTTGTTTATATGCCCAATGTAGATATCCTCAAGGAAATGGTAGATATGATTTCTGCTACACGGTCCTATGAAGCTAATGTAACAGCATTAAATGCATCAAAATCAATGTTTATGAAAGCATTAGAAATAGGTAGATAA
- a CDS encoding flagellar hook capping FlgD N-terminal domain-containing protein encodes MSEYLPGVTNAWPYYSSSNQRISTSEEQNNLGQDQFLKLLMEQLKHQDPLSPTSDQDFIAQLAQFTSLEQLTKISDEIQLLRQSIGISSDMIGKEITYSYYDTDTSEMITETGIVEAISIISGRQYAIVEGEEVPLELIIKISDVTVSEEPEPEIPEEPEEPGALDAPASNEEEINIFEVNADLEVVNGVNEE; translated from the coding sequence TTGTCCGAATATTTACCTGGTGTTACTAACGCATGGCCTTACTATTCTTCAAGTAATCAAAGGATTTCAACTTCCGAGGAACAGAACAATTTAGGGCAAGACCAGTTTTTAAAACTCCTTATGGAACAGTTGAAACACCAAGATCCTTTATCGCCTACAAGTGATCAAGATTTTATTGCGCAATTGGCTCAATTTACATCCTTAGAACAGTTGACAAAAATATCGGATGAAATTCAACTATTACGTCAATCTATTGGTATTTCGTCAGATATGATAGGAAAAGAAATTACTTATAGTTATTATGACACGGATACGTCTGAGATGATTACTGAAACAGGTATTGTCGAGGCGATCAGCATCATAAGTGGAAGACAATATGCCATCGTAGAAGGTGAAGAAGTTCCGTTAGAGCTGATAATAAAAATTTCTGATGTTACTGTTTCAGAAGAACCAGAACCAGAAATACCAGAAGAACCAGAAGAACCAGGGGCATTAGATGCACCAGCAAGTAACGAAGAGGAAATTAATATCTTTGAAGTTAATGCAGATCTAGAAGTTGTAAATGGAGTGAATGAAGAGTGA
- the codY gene encoding GTP-sensing pleiotropic transcriptional regulator CodY has translation MRLIRKTRKLNKLLQKAAGKAVNFTEMSEVLDGIIDANIFVISRKGKVLGRSISNPFQTEELNKMVYEEHRLTQEYNELFLKIYETVTNVDIDNSNDPMIQKLAGIFEGFHITIVPIIGGRDRLGTLVLTRMGEKFDDDDLILAEYGSTIIGMEILRGRSIEIEKEARSKASVQIAVSSLSYSESEAVEYIFNELDGYEGLLVASKIADRVGITRSVIVNALRKLESAGVVETRSLGMKGTYIKILNEQLPETLVNAH, from the coding sequence ATGAGACTAATACGCAAAACCCGCAAATTAAACAAGTTATTACAAAAGGCTGCGGGCAAAGCTGTAAACTTTACTGAAATGTCAGAAGTTCTTGATGGAATAATAGATGCAAATATTTTTGTTATAAGTAGAAAGGGTAAAGTATTGGGACGATCAATTTCAAATCCCTTTCAAACAGAAGAATTAAATAAAATGGTTTACGAGGAACATCGTCTAACACAAGAATACAATGAATTGTTTTTAAAAATTTATGAAACTGTCACAAATGTCGACATCGATAATTCAAATGACCCAATGATTCAGAAATTAGCAGGTATATTTGAAGGATTTCATATAACTATTGTCCCAATTATTGGAGGAAGAGACAGACTTGGGACTTTAGTATTAACAAGAATGGGAGAAAAGTTTGATGATGACGATCTAATACTGGCAGAATATGGATCTACTATTATAGGGATGGAAATTTTGAGGGGGAGATCCATAGAAATTGAAAAAGAAGCAAGAAGTAAAGCTTCCGTTCAAATCGCAGTTAGTTCACTTTCCTATAGTGAATCTGAGGCTGTTGAATATATTTTTAACGAACTGGATGGATATGAGGGTTTATTAGTCGCTAGTAAAATTGCTGATCGTGTTGGTATAACAAGGTCTGTTATAGTGAATGCACTCAGAAAATTAGAAAGTGCGGGTGTGGTAGAGACAAGGTCTCTTGGGATGAAAGGGACTTACATTAAAATCTTAAACGAGCAACTACCCGAAACGCTTGTTAATGCACATTAA
- the hslU gene encoding ATP-dependent protease ATPase subunit HslU translates to MDNQALTPKQIVEELDKYIVGQKNAKKSVAVALRNRYRRSQLEENMREEIVPKNILMIGPTGVGKTEIARRLAKLVDAPFIKVEATKFTEVGYVGRDVESMIRDLVETSIRMIKAEKTELVKEKAEKMANDKIVSLLAPSKNKSKNQKNPLEMFFSNQNQKVEDSQDESSDEITSRRSFLKEELEKGQLEDRVIEIDVEDNAPSMFDMFAGQGNEQMGFNMQELFGNIIPKKTKKRKLPIKEARKILTQQEAQKLIDMDEVIQESVNRAEQLGMIFIDEIDKITISNRGSGPDVSREGVQRDILPIVEGSTIMTKYGPVKTDYILFIGAGAFHTSKPSDMIPELQGRFPIRVELNNLTLEQFELILKEPKNALTKQYTALLETEGIKIQFSEESITEIAKIAAEVNQNTDNIGARRLHTILEKLLEDLSFEAPDLNLESFIITPEYVNEKLMDIAKNKDLSQYIL, encoded by the coding sequence ATGGATAATCAAGCATTAACCCCAAAACAAATTGTGGAAGAATTAGATAAATATATTGTTGGGCAAAAAAATGCGAAAAAATCAGTGGCAGTTGCTTTACGAAACCGATATCGTAGAAGTCAGCTTGAGGAAAATATGAGAGAAGAGATTGTCCCTAAGAACATTTTGATGATAGGTCCAACAGGAGTAGGGAAAACAGAAATTGCAAGAAGATTGGCGAAATTAGTTGATGCTCCTTTTATAAAGGTAGAAGCCACAAAATTTACTGAAGTAGGTTACGTAGGCAGGGATGTTGAATCCATGATTCGTGATCTAGTAGAAACCTCTATTAGAATGATTAAAGCAGAGAAAACAGAATTAGTAAAAGAAAAGGCAGAAAAGATGGCAAACGATAAAATTGTGTCTTTATTAGCACCTTCAAAAAACAAATCTAAAAATCAAAAAAATCCTTTAGAAATGTTTTTTAGTAATCAAAATCAAAAAGTTGAAGATTCTCAAGATGAAAGTTCTGATGAAATTACAAGTAGGAGATCCTTTTTGAAGGAAGAACTTGAAAAAGGACAACTAGAAGATAGAGTGATTGAAATCGATGTTGAGGATAATGCACCTTCCATGTTTGATATGTTTGCTGGTCAAGGGAATGAGCAAATGGGTTTTAATATGCAGGAGTTATTTGGTAATATTATCCCTAAAAAAACAAAAAAACGCAAGCTCCCAATCAAAGAAGCAAGAAAGATTCTAACACAGCAAGAAGCCCAGAAATTAATTGATATGGATGAAGTCATACAAGAGTCAGTGAATAGAGCTGAGCAGCTAGGAATGATATTTATTGATGAGATCGACAAAATAACGATTTCAAACCGAGGGTCAGGACCAGATGTCTCAAGAGAAGGTGTTCAAAGAGATATATTGCCTATCGTAGAAGGCTCTACAATAATGACCAAATATGGACCTGTTAAAACCGATTATATATTGTTTATTGGTGCAGGTGCATTTCATACATCAAAACCTTCGGATATGATTCCAGAGTTACAAGGTAGGTTTCCAATCCGTGTGGAATTAAATAATCTCACATTGGAACAATTTGAATTGATATTAAAAGAACCTAAAAATGCACTTACAAAACAATATACTGCACTTCTAGAAACTGAAGGCATTAAAATACAATTCTCGGAAGAATCTATTACTGAGATTGCAAAAATTGCAGCCGAAGTAAATCAAAATACAGATAATATTGGTGCTAGAAGGTTGCATACGATATTGGAAAAATTGCTGGAAGACCTATCATTTGAAGCCCCAGATTTGAATTTGGAGTCATTTATAATTACACCTGAATATGTAAATGAAAAATTAATGGATATTGCTAAAAATAAAGACTTAAGTCAATATATTTTATAA
- the fliI gene encoding flagellar protein export ATPase FliI, producing MSKINLNVGKYIEHLNHIETVRFNGKVTQVIGLTVESEGPEAKIGDVCYIYPDRSKKPVLAEVVGFRNHKVILMPIGDLNAIGPGCDVVSLGKPLNVKVGHELLGKVLNGLGEPLDGSKLPLNMTMYNTNNLPSNPLSRPRITEPISVGIRSIDGLLTIGKGQRVGIFAGSGIGKSTVLGMIARNTSADINVIALIGERGREVMDFIERDLGPEGLARSVVIVATSDQPALIRMKGALIATTIAEYFRDRGLNVMLMMDSVTRYAMALREVGLAIGEPPTTRGYTPSVFANLPKLLERAGTSLKGSITAFYTVLVDGDDMNEPVADTVRGILDGHIVLDRNLANKGHYPAINVLASVSRVMKEIVSKDQQQSAEHLKRLLSVYTESEDLINIGAYQKGSNSEIDQALSYMQDILSYLQQSTDERVTFEDAKQLLLNQFSRS from the coding sequence ATGAGTAAAATCAACCTTAATGTAGGGAAATATATTGAGCATCTAAATCATATTGAAACCGTCCGTTTTAATGGAAAGGTTACACAAGTTATTGGACTAACTGTTGAGTCTGAGGGACCTGAAGCAAAAATTGGAGATGTTTGTTACATATATCCTGACCGATCCAAAAAACCAGTCTTAGCTGAGGTTGTAGGTTTTCGAAATCATAAAGTCATTTTGATGCCGATTGGTGATTTAAATGCAATTGGGCCTGGCTGTGATGTGGTTAGTTTAGGTAAACCTTTAAATGTTAAAGTAGGTCATGAATTATTAGGAAAAGTATTAAATGGGCTCGGAGAACCCTTAGATGGTTCTAAACTTCCTCTTAATATGACAATGTATAACACAAATAACCTACCTAGTAATCCATTGAGCAGACCAAGAATTACAGAACCAATTAGTGTAGGCATCCGCAGCATTGACGGGTTGTTAACGATAGGAAAGGGTCAGAGAGTAGGTATATTTGCAGGATCAGGTATTGGGAAAAGCACGGTTCTTGGTATGATTGCCAGAAATACTTCTGCTGACATCAATGTAATAGCTTTGATAGGAGAACGTGGTAGAGAGGTAATGGATTTTATTGAAAGAGATCTTGGTCCAGAGGGATTAGCTAGATCAGTTGTTATCGTAGCCACTTCAGACCAACCAGCTTTAATACGAATGAAGGGTGCGCTTATAGCAACTACTATTGCAGAGTATTTTAGAGATCGTGGTTTAAACGTCATGTTAATGATGGATTCAGTAACCCGGTATGCAATGGCATTAAGAGAGGTTGGGTTAGCAATAGGTGAGCCTCCTACGACAAGGGGATATACTCCTTCAGTGTTTGCAAACCTTCCTAAACTTCTTGAACGTGCTGGTACAAGCTTAAAAGGTTCTATTACAGCTTTTTATACTGTACTAGTCGATGGGGATGACATGAACGAACCTGTTGCAGATACAGTACGAGGGATCTTGGATGGTCATATCGTGTTGGATCGAAATTTAGCAAATAAAGGACACTACCCTGCGATTAATGTATTAGCTAGTGTGAGTCGCGTAATGAAGGAGATCGTTTCAAAAGATCAGCAGCAATCAGCAGAGCACTTAAAACGTCTATTATCAGTTTATACAGAATCAGAGGATTTAATTAATATCGGAGCATATCAGAAGGGTTCAAATTCAGAGATTGACCAAGCATTGAGTTATATGCAGGATATTCTAAGTTATTTACAACAATCAACGGATGAAAGAGTTACTTTTGAAGATGCAAAACAATTATTACTGAATCAATTTAGCAGGAGTTGA